From the Diprion similis isolate iyDipSimi1 chromosome 1, iyDipSimi1.1, whole genome shotgun sequence genome, the window TCTATCCTATATAAACACACACGTATATTctaataaatatatgaatttATAAACGGGCATCGCTGTccgtacatatacatatttcgcTTAACCTCTATACATGCTTAACGTAAGTAACATTATTTTCGGTACAACGAATAGAGATTTCAGACACATGTCTGCTCTATACACAAATTTATACGGTTTAGCCTAGTTTAACATTCCTTAAGACATACTTGTTCGCACGTTTCGCGCATtgccacacacacacacacacacgcatacacacaAATGGATATAGTTTGAGGTTCTACATCCACACACGCTGTTCGCAAATCGCTGAGAATACAAGCGACACGTTCTTCCGCACCTTTCTAATAATCCCATCGAACCTTGTTACATAACGAATTTCAAACCTATGCAAAAGCTACGTTGATCCGCAGGAGTTCGTTCGCGACACATTCACACCAACACCACATCCACACTCGCGTAGATTATgcgttaaataaataattgttatcCGCAATACACAATCAACTTGGTACTGCAGATTCGGTCGATACATGACGTTAATTAGCGATACAGTTTAGACTAGGAGCGATATGTGGTTgtgattgcgggccgacgaaATCCGATTCCAACTGAGAAGTGGTGTGGCGGATAATTATGGCGGGGTGGAAATGGATCGAACGAGTGATTCAATTATATTCGTCTATAAAGTAAGTAGCGCACAGTTTTAGTATCGAGTTTGGGTCACTGCGAACGGTTTGAACAAGTTGGATACAGATATGGGCAAAGCATACGAGAATACCAATCTGGATTACATGTGATAAGTTAACATTTCACCTATTTTATAACTACAACTTCTGATGATTGGCTCGTTATTTAGTTTGCTGTAGGGAATGTCGTCGTTTCACCAGTGACATGTATTTCGCATCGAGATATGTTGGTATGATAGCAGATGTTGATAGGATTAGAAAAGATGCAGATTGAAAGATATGAAGTGAATGAAGTGCGACACGAATCTAGAGAAGTATGTAGTGGCGTAAAGACGCAACCAAAAAAGCCACTAGCTCAGAAAAATGTCTATGAGGCTATAAGAATTAATGAACTGGAGTAAATAAGGTAACAAGAGATCGGTGGGTTTCGATCTAGGAGTAGTAGTGGTAGGAAAATAGATAACTTCCTTTAACGACACGAGATGAAATTTCGTTCAGTTTTCCAAAGATATCTGGAAACAGTGTTAAACGTGGATAAATTCACTTGGACTGTTCGTATTTGAGGAAACGACAAGAGAAggatgatgaaagaaaaataatcacaatcGTTGGACAGAATTAAGGAGCAGCGAGAGTATAGGCGGATCAATGACACATGCAGACGGCTTGAAAATTGGGTAACATCGAGCAAAGCTGGAACAGGGTCGTTTTCACAGTTTCTACGATATAGCAAGTTAGACGACGGGATGGCTTCCTCCGGCGTTTCCACGAGTCCTTTCGCCGTGAACGAAGGCAAACCCATTTATAACCCACACGTAAAACCATTATCCTTACCCAAACACCGCGTCGACCCCTTTGCCCCCTTGTTCCTGACAACCCCTCCCACCCTGACACACATAGGCAGATAGGCAGACAAACACACGCGCAATCACACAGCATACACGTATACAGATCTACATGATGTTTCGTTAGCGTTTTTTCTCTTAgttattaaacaatttttctttctttctatacacaTATAGACATTGTCGAACGATCAACGAGATCACTTAGTTCGTACCAAGAGGGGTTGATACGTTCTTCAGAACGGATACCTACATAATCAGtaatttctctttttgttCTCAACTAAACATAATACACGCACTGgaacaaaatttcaactcgCAGTTTACACAGGCACGGCACGTAGAGGTTACGTTCCCAGGAAAGCCGCTTTCCATCTTCTTGCCTTCCGATTGCGCAGTGAGTAGCGCTGTCCCATTGATTATCACCTCATGATATTGAAGACTCCGAGTGCGTTACACAGCCAAATACTTGTTCTACAGACGCTCGTTCGGAAAGTAGCCGATTCCAGTACAATTCGTAGTGAATGACAAGAACAAGTTCTTTGTCCTCGTCtgactttcatttcttttctatctctttctttctctctcatctCCTTGGTAATAGAAAGAATGAGTGATTCCATGCCTGCATATCGCATCTCGCGACGTGGCTGACGTCGGTCATTAGCACGATAAGTGGGTCTcgtttcctttcctttcctttcccttCACTTCCATCTCTTGCCTCCGCTTCTTCGACGACTGACTGACCGACCGACCCGAAGAGGTGGATACGCTGACGGCTTATAGTCACTGCACACCAGCGGTGGTGTTCATTGGGTCTACCGGTAATCTCACGCACGTTGCTGTTTCAGCATGAAAAACAACAATGAGAAGAATCGTAGGCCGGATAGTATCATCGCAGCTCATCGCACTTCGCTATTTACAGTATCATGCATACGTTGCGTTGCGTTACTATCGCACACACTCGCCTTCGTCCCGGTGTACGTAATCAGGGAGTACGTAGGCAGGCTGGCAGGTAGGTACTCGACGTAAACGAGATACGTGACTCGTTTGTAATCGGCTCACGTACTCGCACCGTTACGAGTTccgtctttctctctttctctttctctttctctttctctttctctcaccgCACCTGGACTCTTTCCTTTATATTTTCCCCTACTCTTCGTTCGTTTCCTTCGTCATTTTATggattattcatttcaatcaTTGCCCTTCGTCCAAATCGCACGACGTAGTCGATAAGGTGCTCCTACAGTTCGGACGCGATGAAAAACCGACACGACCGACTTTTTTGCGGTTCACCCGAACAGCGATAGGCTTTCACGAGGCAAAAATTCTCGTCAATCGCTTCGATCATGATCACTCACTAACTGAGTCCAGCACTGATCACTCACTCCTCAGCCTGCAGGAGCGTGCGGAAGTCCTGCTGCAGCTTGGACTCATGGTAGCTCCAAATGTCGCTTAAATCCTCGTCCGGAAATGCGAATCCCGACTTGCAGTCATCGGTTACAGCCGTAGGAGGAGACGAAGAGTAGAACTTAATCTCGATATCGCGATGACCATTCAGCGAAGTCACAATCTCAGTCGACACCTCGAGTCCCTGGGATGTCCCGGGAGACGTAGCGGCACTCCCGGTGTTCCAGCCCCTCCAAGAGGTCGCGTGTTTCGTTCGACTCGTCTCGACAGGAGGTGCCCTGTCACCAATGACCCCAACGCCTCGATTAGGGGTTATCTCGTCGCTGAAGAAGCTTGTCGGATCACTCCAGCTCCTCCTCAACGCGGCGTTCTCTCTCTCATGATAGAACGTCGGTATGGAAGCTGACTCCTCGAGATACTCGACCGCTTTTTCTGCCTGCCCGTTGATTCCCTGCGACAAGAACAACGGCACGGATGAGAAGTGAGGACTGTTGTAATCGGTCGTCGGCGGCGGCGTCAAGTACGGCGAGTATCCATTCTGGTCGACATCCCAAATCAGGCCTGAGGGGTCGCAGTAGCGACATTGGCATGATCCCGGGCCGTCAAAGACACCCTCCTTGCACCCCGTCACCTCGTTGACCCCGTCAACCACGTGGACGAACTGGTGACCCGTGTTCCTGTAGATCCTCGCCTCGACGCCGGGTTGCTGGATGCGGCCAGACGGCATGGCGAGGACGTTTCGGTTGTTGTCGAGGACCTTGACGTGGTGCCGGTGGTATCTTTGCCTCGTGTCAACGATCTCCTGAGTCGAATGGGGTCGCCCGGAAGAATAACTTTCTCTGCTCGTCGGCGGCCGGCGATTACCACCAGGCGGCGGCGTCCGGTGGGATTCGAATCTCTCATAGCAGACGGGCACGTAAGGCTTGAGCGTGACTATGCTAGACGCCTCGGAGACGCCCCCAGCTGGGAGCTCCTCGGATTTCGAAATCTCTGTCGTCACGTTCGGTGGTTTCCGATCCTTCTTTCTACGCTTCCTCGGCTTTATTATCCTCGGCAAACTGTTCTCCGAATTGTTCGATCCCGAACTCTCGTCACTCGCGATACTCAGCGAGTCTATATTCGCCACGTTTCCTCCGTTCATCTCCTTACCAGATGACCCTTGACTCAAATTACCGGCCTTTTTCAACGGGTCTCCACTACGCTGAAAACGCGGGGGTGCGCATCGCGTTCCGATCCCAAAATTCGTATTGCCCCCTGcgacgttgttgttgttgttgctgcagttattgttgttgttgttgttgccgttgttattgttatttgtcCCAGCGTTACCGTTGTGTAATTTTCCCCAGGCGTTGAATCGACCCGACAAAATTAGCGGGGCACCTTGGGTGTGAATAGCGAGTCGTGAAAGTGGGTTTCGTTGATGCGGATTTCCTTGGTCAGTCTCACTGATTaattgttgctgctgctgttgttgttgttgttgttgttggagGGTGGGTGACAAGCGATGGTTATTCCTCCGGGGAGAAGTCGTCATAGATATAAGAGGAGTGCCGGCCCAGCCACCCTGGGGAGCATACTGGACCTGAGACTGATCGGTGGGGTTTGACGAGCCGAACGTTTGTTGGGAGTATCGAGGTTTACCTCGACAAATTTGTTCTTGCTGTTTCTTGACACTCTTGTGAAGCGCAGGTCGAGCACTAGACGATATCAAACAGCTTCCAATGTAACGTTCCACCTCCAGGGCGCCCTGGGAGGTCGGGCTCATCTTACCCTCAATATTACCGTGCCAATCTATGATTACGCCGTGGTATTACGCGCGCGAAAACACCACTTTAACTCACACCAACGGTCTTCATTACGCCcgggtaaaaagaaaaaaaaaactgaataaaaacaacaaacggAATCACGACAAGATTCAAGTTGAGCCCAAGTACATGGTGCTCGTATCGTGCAAGTTCTCCGCTTATCACATTTTATTCGTCAAATATTACAAACCACAAATGGTTCACTCCGGTCGCGGAATTTACTGCGCTCTGTTTAACTGGGTCAACGAGAATCTGGTTCCACCTTGTTTTCACCGATTCAATCGTCGAGCTTTCGTCGGCTCTTCAATAtctctctctattttctcGTCTCGCGTTGCACTACGTGCAATTTCGGGTTTAGTTGGATCCCGGCTGTAACGGTGATGAGGAGTAAGAATCAGACTCAGTCCAACTCGAGGAGCGACCTAGTGACCGTCGTCGAGGATGCCGAACGCTTTGAAACCTCCGCGAGACGACCTTGCGCATTGGCGTCCCGAACAACACTGAGGTTGGGAGAGTCGCGCGCGCCGACACCGTCTCTCTGCCCCGGGTATGAAGCCACCCCCACCATTGCACTGCCTccgccacctccacctccacatCGGCGCGTTTCAGCTGCTCCCCACCAGCCAACCGACTTCGACTGCCATGCCGCCAGGCGCTACAAACTTTACTCTATGCAATGTACCTCTACACGAGGGCCTTCTCTCCTTACCACCACAATTTACCGAGATTACGGTGTACCCTTGTGCGAGAGACGCACGCACGCAGTTCGCCTGCGGACATTTGTTCGGGTAGGCCCAAAGAACGTTAAGGCCCCGATTGGATTTGGTCTGGCACCGTTCGTGATAACATTGTAGGAAACCATTATCGACGTCTGATCATGGGAATTGGATTTTCATTGATGAGTCAATGTGGGAGGATCAAGATTCTGGTGAACTAGGTACTTGACAGCCTGCTCACAGACCTGTCGAGCACTTAAAGGTCGTCAAATATTTGAGTCAAAACTGTAGGATATTGGTGGTGGTGTAGGTGGGTCCTACTTGTCGGCACGttacgttgaaaaaaagttactcggaTACGGAATAACGGGAATAGTCTTTTCGTACAAAAGTAAGTTTTACTGAAACCAAATGGCGGACCATAACACGAAATAGCGTGCGTACGGAGCTGAGCGGGGGTATAATTTATTACGGCTCGTTATAAAAGTTGAACTTCGTTGTTGAGTgagtgtaaaaataaagtttcaatTTATAGCCATTGCAAgaaggtatatgtatgtatatatatatatatattcgtttcgtcttgaaaaatgaaagttacTCTActcttttatacatacataaatatgtatatatatatattttcttcaaaacgaaacgaaaacttGTC encodes:
- the LOC124408349 gene encoding homeobox protein 5-like, giving the protein MSPTSQGALEVERYIGSCLISSSARPALHKSVKKQQEQICRGKPRYSQQTFGSSNPTDQSQVQYAPQGGWAGTPLISMTTSPRRNNHRLSPTLQQQQQQQQQQQQLISETDQGNPHQRNPLSRLAIHTQGAPLILSGRFNAWGKLHNGNAGTNNNNNGNNNNNNNCSNNNNNVAGGNTNFGIGTRCAPPRFQRSGDPLKKAGNLSQGSSGKEMNGGNVANIDSLSIASDESSGSNNSENSLPRIIKPRKRRKKDRKPPNVTTEISKSEELPAGGVSEASSIVTLKPYVPVCYERFESHRTPPPGGNRRPPTSRESYSSGRPHSTQEIVDTRQRYHRHHVKVLDNNRNVLAMPSGRIQQPGVEARIYRNTGHQFVHVVDGVNEVTGCKEGVFDGPGSCQCRYCDPSGLIWDVDQNGYSPYLTPPPTTDYNSPHFSSVPLFLSQGINGQAEKAVEYLEESASIPTFYHERENAALRRSWSDPTSFFSDEITPNRGVGVIGDRAPPVETSRTKHATSWRGWNTGSAATSPGTSQGLEVSTEIVTSLNGHRDIEIKFYSSSPPTAVTDDCKSGFAFPDEDLSDIWSYHESKLQQDFRTLLQAEE